Below is a genomic region from Sorghum bicolor cultivar BTx623 chromosome 9, Sorghum_bicolor_NCBIv3, whole genome shotgun sequence.
TGCCTCTGCAGTATGGGCACAAGGGCATGCCCTGCGTCCTATCCACGGTACGATTGCTGTGTGCGAGAAGCCCAGGCGAAAAGGGGATCTGAGCCGGGGTTCAGGCGAGGTGGAGAATTCGCCCATGGCTTGGGCTCGGGCGAATCGGAGAAATCGCCCGAGACTTGAGCGAATCGGAGGAACCATATGAGGCCTGAGCCTCAGCTTCGGGCAAGTCGGAGAGTGGTTCCTGTCACTCGAGGCCTATCCTGGACTTGAAAGAGAGCGGTTCCAGCCCAATCTTGGAGTGTCTTTTAAGTGATTTGGGCTTTGGCCTTTATCTTAAAAAAGCAGCTTTGGGCTTTTTACGTTAGTACCCCGATTTATGGTACCCATATAGCGAGACGCCAAGACCCATGGGCACGCGCAGCCACTAGATGTGCATGACGGGCAGAGTCGGTGTTCAGCCGGGAAGAGATGGCGGTGGCAGCTGCATCCATAGATCAGCTCATATCGGAGCTTAATATGCTATGATGCTCAGGTGGTTTCCCGCTTTAATTAAGGCTAGATTTGATAACACGAGTAAATACAAAACTGTAGTTGTTGTATATACGTATATGCTTTCTTATATGTGACTTCATATACAAAGATCCGCATATTCTGTGTACAATATATTTCCCAACTTGATAACAGGGACTAATGCAATCTGTTTGATGCAATTTTTCATACCTTGCATGATGCTAATTTAATCCACCTCACAACCATGTAGGACAATAGTTAGATATATACCGCGTAGGGCGCTTGACATTATCGTAGAACTGTCTGCTTTGCGACGATGCTGCATGTCGATGCAGCGTAGATTAGTTGCATGTAAAGATCGCAGATCTGTTTCGCTAACAACGTCGGGGATGTTAGGATGGCAGGGAGATCAACATAGGCATTGGCATCGAAGATCAGCAGTGACTTTAATGGTGATGTCGACATAGAAGTTGTCGTGCTAATAACATGTTATAAAAACATGTTATCAGCGGTGAGTACCTTTCTCTCAGTGGCCACAGGGTATGCCGTGTATGCACCGGCATACCCTGCAAAACAGGCCAGCAGTAGCGTATTactgtatatatatagtactaTATTGTATATATGCTGTATttgttaaaagaaaaaaaaaagaaaaaaacattctTGGACACCATCTTGTGATGATGGGAGGCCCATGTTATACACTGATGTGGCCCACGCAGCCAAGGAATTTCAATTCTCCAAAGTTGAAAAGTCACGGTACGTGTGATCCGTATACGACGCTTCGAATTTTCTAATCTAATCTCAATCTGAATCTTGGATTGGAGGATCACCGTCTATATCTATTTTGCACATCCCGCATGTAGTATATACGGTCAATTTATGGTCTTGACTCGCTATTTTGGTTAGGTAAAAATTTAATCTTTGCTTTTCATCTTTTatagaattttttttatatacttTCATGGCTATTTATTACTAACATcataaaataataaattgtTTAGTTATTTAGCAATGTGTTTTTTAATATTTGTACAGTTACGAAGAGAAACTTGAATATTGCATCTAATTGTTCCCCAGATCTGGTTGAACCTTCTAATCGTTGAGCTAGTAGTGGAAGTGTGTTGATCTGGTTGATGAAGATAATATATGTCTCATGAGCCATACTATATCAGCGAATGAACAatattttttctctcacaataaatcaacgaatAGTACTTTTAGCTACGGATTTTCAGTAAAGCGAACATAATAAGGTATTCATGTCGATTCAAAATGTCAAATAAAACAGTCTGAAAATAGCATCGTAAATATATTTAAACTATCGATATGGTTTTTGAACTATTTATATTGTATTTAGTGAATGGTTTCAACTTAATCCTTGAATTTAAGCCTTATTATGTTACTAAGTGCATGTATATACTAAATTGTGTTGCAATTGTTTACCGAATTGCTAAAATAGATGTACTGTGTTGAAATTTTTTGAGTGGCATACCCAAAACTAAAATTCTAGATTCGCCACTGTTTTCTCTCTTTATCTATTAATATTATCAATATAGTAGATAAAAATAGACCATATAGATATAAAAGATAGAGagactattttttatttttatgaatATTGATGATTACAATATAAAGCACCTGCATATATACAAATAGACTAAAATTAGAATTCTTCCTCTTTTACTTTATTATGGATTATAAGTGGGGTTAAGTTGATATGTTTTACAACAAATTGGACGAGTCACGAGCTCGGATCACGAGTGCTctcccaccgccaccaccacccacCAGCGCAAGGCCACGCCACCGCTCCTTACCTTTTCCCCTCTTTTGTTCTTTCATTCGCGAATCCCGTCTTCTTCCTTTCTTGGCCTTCTCCATCGGGCCCTCCTCACCGCCGAGAAGAGATCTCCTCTCCCACACGAGGAGGACAGCAGGGGAGAGCGATGGGCGGGCGGGTGGATCACGAGTACTCTTACCTGTTCAAGATGGTGCTCATCGGGGACAGCGGCGTCGGCAAATCCAATATCCTCTCTCGCTTCACGCGCAACCACTTCTCCCTCGACTCCAAGTCCACCATCGGCGTCGAGTTCGCCACCAAGTCCCTGCAGGTCTGCTGCCAtttgctctcctctcttctctttaTCTCTAGCTGTTCTGCACGCGCGCGTTAGTGAATGGTCTCTTCTCGATCCCAACCCGCCAGATCTCGGTCTTGGCGACTGGAAAGATGTCACCAAGATTGCGGTTGGTAGCCACCCGATAAAGCTGCTCGTTTCGTGCTTACGactgttttctttttctgcgGACGTTGCAACGAAGCGGCAAACCTAGGTGGAGGGCTGGCAGAGCCGCGCCTTGCCATGAGCCTGCCAGCCGATGAGCCCTTTGTGTCCTGTTATATACTCATGGAGTATTATAGCAGAAACAAATGTGCCATATATTACAGTTGAGCATAATGCAGAGTATATGAATATTTTCATACTCTTTTTGTTTTTAGCAAAGAAGGTTGTTGGCATGGCTTACTCTCTATACCAAGACAAAGTACTAATGAAGAAGAAACAGGTAACATGTTGTCTGTGACAATTCCTCAAAATTGTATTGCATCAGCTACTGATATATATgaggaaagaaatcattgacACATACCTGATTATCCAGACTCATGAGGTGAAATAAATTAATATTATATTCTTCATGCTTACATATTTATCATAAATTGTGTTGGAGCTTAAGCGGTCCTAACATGCCCATCAGTTCTCTCCGAGCTGGCACTATGTGCAATGGTACCAACAACTCTACAAGGGATTTGTAACATTACTGAATAAGTAGAGATGAAAATAGGCAAGATGCCTGAGATGAGTGAAGGTGGTCACTCATCTGAAATAACCAAAGACATGACACACCTCGGTTGCATCATTATTTTCCTTACATAACATGTAAGGTTGCATCATTATTTATCCTACATAACATGTAATTATCTGTAATGTATTTACTGTATCCTATGTTCACAATAACTCAATAAGCAGAAACATTACTAAAGTAGTCAACTGTGTGGATTTCAGAAATTGAATTTTTCAAGTCAATGTTTTCAGGACGCTTGGTCGAGCCTTGTTGCCTGGGGACCGTCCAGGACGTCCATGACGATTAATCGACCATGGACGAGTCCCCTGGTCGTCCCGgtcgtctatatatatatatatatatatatatatatatatacaagcgctattctacaccctaggtgtagaatactattctacaccaaactgttgtactgaacaaaattcagtattgttcagtacttGTGTTTCAGTATTTTTTAGTATTTCAGGGTTCTGGGTGTAGTCATAAATGATACTGaacggtgtagaataatattctacacctagggtgtagaatagcgctaccgtatatatatatatatatacacaatatACTTTCATCCATGGTCTCAAGATTTAGCCTTCGTCTTGGGGTCTTTGGCTTCAGCAACCATTTCTGAAGAAACTAAAGTTTATTATTTTAGAAAATAGAAAACTACTTACATAATTGGTTATTAGACCAAAAATTTTCTCGACAATTGTAGGGTGTCTGTTATTCAGTTTCGTAGTTTAGGGCTAACAACTGGATTGACATCCAAAAtgaaaattgaaaaaaaaaaattcagtgTCATTACATATTccctttcaaattataagatattttgattTTTTGGATACATTACactatatatctagatatagtgtatatctaagtacatagcaaaagctatataTTTAGAAAATCAGAATGTCttgtaatttgaaatggagTGTGGATGTACCACCATAGTTGTTGCTACTATGATACTTTTGTTGTATCATAGAGATTGTTTTCAGGTTCTGGGCCATGTTTTTTTTTGAGCATAAAATACAGCAGGGGAAACCCCCACTGTGAGATTTtataaaggaaaaaaaaagggtaGGAACTGTACAAGAGAACAAGCAGAACAAAAGCCACCCAAGAGGCTGAGAGAGCCTCTTGGCAACCAGAAAACTAAGAAAAGGGATGTAAACAAAGGAGGAAAGAAGAGCGTTTGTCCTCAGATATCCTAAGAGCTTGCAGTCTAGCCTCGTCTAAGAAGGAGCATTTCCAGGAGGAGAAAGAAGGTCGTCCTCTGTCAAAAATAAAGTTGTTTCGCTGCTTCCATATGTGCCAGGTAGCAATGATGAAGATCTCCATGAAGAAGGGATTCTGGTATTGCTGTTTTGACTGCATCATCATTTGGAAGAAATCGCTTTGTAAGTTCCAGTGCATATTCAAGTGATGCCAGCAGGCCTGACTGAAAGGGCAACTGAAGAAGAGATGAAAAGCAGTTTCCTCAACATTGAGATTACAGAGAACACAGTTGTAGTTGTTGCCCTCCAACTTGTGTTTTTTCCTTTTGAGAAGATTCCTTGTGTTTAGCCTATCCATAATCATGAGCCAGGAGAAGACTTTAAGTTTGTTACAGCACTTTGAATCCCAAATCCATAGGAAAGGGGCAGGAGGCTGAACATTTCTGTAGGGGAAGTTGTAGAATTTAGAAGTATAGCTGCTGCTGCCCCAAATATAGTGCCAGGAATCTTTTGTGTCCTGTTGAACCTGTATAGTTTGAATATAGTCTTGCATTGTTCGGTATTCTTGGTAGGTTTCTACAGACAATGGGAGATGAAATTGTGACTCAAGGTTGTTGTTTGAAAGGAAATGTAACACAGAAATCTTCTTGTTTTTGGCAAAGGTGAAAAGTCTAGGGAAGTTATTCTGCATGACATTGTCATTCCATAAGTCTGACCAGAAAAGAACAGTAGATCCATTTCCAATTTTGCAATTAGCAATTCCTCTAAAGAGATACAGAGCTTCAAAATATCCTTCCACCAAAAAGACCCTTTATCAATAGTTGCATGTGGGATGTCACCATTGGAGTAGTGTGCATGCCAAACCAGTTTGACCCATGGAATTTCCTTCCTATTGTAGAACTTGTCTAGATGTTTAAGGAGGAGGGCAGAGTTTTGGCTTCTGAGATTGATGATGCCAAGACCaccttttctttttggtttGCTGCATTTTTTTCCAGGCAACTAGGGGCTTCATTTTAGCATTGCTGTCAGAGCCTCTCCAAAGGTAGTGCCTCCTTGCTCTGTCTATGTATTCTATAACTGAAATAGGCAACTGGAGAGTACACGTAGCATATGTAGGGAGAGAGGACAAAACCGAATTTAGTTGGTTGGTGTAGATTGATTGATAGGTTGATGTGCCAGCTACTGCCTCTAGTCTGTATGTGGCATCCTGTCTGGTAGTAGAGCGTTAGGTGAAACCAAACTGTCTTCGTAATTTTTTTCCTGCTGTTTAATGGATGGCCTGTTGTTTCTTCCCATTGTAATTCCTTTGATAACACTTTGTCATTGCCATTCTGTACTGTGCTGGACAGCTTCTATTTTAGCTCAGGACTGCTAGTGTTGATCTGCATTTATAACCAATGACTTGTCCTAAATTTCACATCTTAATACTGAGCATGCTCAAGCCTGAACATTTGTGAGCATGGTTTATTACTCCAGTTACTTTTATGTCGCCTAAGTTTATGTTATCTTCTTTCACAGATGGATGGCAAAACAATAAAGGCTCAGATCTGGGACACAGCTGGGCAGGAAAGGTACCGTGCAATTACAAGTGCCTACTACCGTGGTGCCGTGGGAGCCCTGCTTGTGTATGACATCACAAAGAGGCAGAGCTTCGAGAATGTTCACAGGTGGCTTCGTGAACTCCGTGACCATGCTGACTCCAGTATTGTGATAATGATGGTCGGTAACAAATCTGACCTAATCCACTTGAGAGctatctctgaggatgaaggcaaaGCGCTGGCTGAGAAGGAGGGGTTATTCTTCCTTGAGACGTCAGCTATGGAGGCTATAAACGTTGAGGAAGCCTTCCAGACTATTATCACGGAGGTCTATGGCATTGTCAACAGGAAAGCGCTGGCTGCCAAAGAAGCAGCTGCTACAACTGCTACATTGCCTTCCCAGGGCAAAACCATCAGCATTGACAGCACTGCAGGAAATACAAAGAGGGCATGCTGCTCTACCTAAAAATGTAATTGGGCTTCAAACGTCAAATTGGACAGAACCTTGGCGAAAATTGTTGGTATAAAATGGAGCATAGTGATCACAAATGGTGTGGAGGCAATATCTACTCTTAttctattcttttcttttccttatTGTGTGGACAAAATAGAGTACAAGTTGTTTGTCTAGTGTTTCTGAATCAAAAGTTAGATATTTGTATTAGGATTCATACCATTTATGTTCTCAAAGTTAAAGTGACCTTGCAATATAACTCTGAATCATATAGTCTCAAGTTACTACAAAATTCAAGTGTGAATTTATCATGCTTACATTCTATTAATCTACTCCCTTCCAAACTATAAGATATTTTGGCCTTGTAAGATCAAGATGTGCTGTTAATCGCCTTTACGAAAACAAGACTCAACTAACAAATTCAGTATCAATGCACCTTGGAGAAGTTGTTGGTATGGCTTTCCTTCTTACATTTTGTTATTTGTTGGTTTGGGTCTGATGTCCACGAAAGTGTCCTGTTAATTTCTGGAAGAGTGATTCTGTTAGTTGATATTTAAAGGCATGCCCTTCTACTTTCTTTGGGATAAGTAATGCAATATCAATATTCAATACATCTCCCAACGCTATTACTTTTACTAGATGGCTGGTTGATAAATGGAGAAATGATTGGGCTAAAATTATGCTTGATACTCCTTTTGTTAACCTCAGTTCAAATGATGATAGGTTGTCCTGGAAATTTAGTTCAAAAGGTTTCTTCTCTGTCAAATCTGTTTGCAATGCCCTTACTGTTAATGGAACTGGCAGATATCATAAGAAGATCTGGAAAGGAAAAATCCCTGAGAAACTGAAAATTTTCTTATAGCTAGCTTTGAACAATGCAATCTTGACAAAGGATAATATTAATCAAACGCAAATGGACTGTAGATCCTACATGCTATTTCTGTTCCCAACCCGAGACAGTTGATCACTTATTATTCCAGTGTAGCACCGCCAAGCTCGTATGGGCCACGGCGGCTGTTTGCTTTGGAGCTAACAATGTGCCCAGGTCTTTGAACCAATGTTAGGATTGGTGCGACAGATGGCTGCCATTTGGCAAGAAATTCCATACTTTGGGTATCACTGCCATTTGTTGGGCTATTTAGAAAGCCAGAAACAGAAACAAAATATGCTTCAAAGGCAAACTAATTCTAAATCCTATCACTATTGTGTGTCATGCCTGCGCCCTCATGAGATTTTGGGCAGGATTATATGCTGTGTTAGATCGTGAAGCTTTGGAGGAACGGGCTAATACTATGCTAAGGATTGCAATTGATCTGCTGAACAAGAAGCCTAGAAGAGAGGATCGTCATCTGCTACAGGACGTGGACGATGACCATCAGGAGTGAAGCTTTTGCTCAAGAGCACTTCTGAACTTTTCGTGTCTG
It encodes:
- the LOC8066662 gene encoding ras-related protein RGP2 isoform X1; its protein translation is MGGRVDHEYSYLFKMVLIGDSGVGKSNILSRFTRNHFSLDSKSTIGVEFATKSLQMDGKTIKAQIWDTAGQERYRAITSAYYRGAVGALLVYDITKRQSFENVHRWLRELRDHADSSIVIMMVGNKSDLIHLRAISEDEGKALAEKEGLFFLETSAMEAINVEEAFQTIITEVYGIVNRKALAAKEAAATTATLPSQGKTISIDSTAGNTKRACCST
- the LOC8066662 gene encoding ras-related protein RGP2 isoform X2, whose amino-acid sequence is MAYSLYQDKVLMKKKQMDGKTIKAQIWDTAGQERYRAITSAYYRGAVGALLVYDITKRQSFENVHRWLRELRDHADSSIVIMMVGNKSDLIHLRAISEDEGKALAEKEGLFFLETSAMEAINVEEAFQTIITEVYGIVNRKALAAKEAAATTATLPSQGKTISIDSTAGNTKRACCST